The genomic DNA ATTGATGCCGAATATGTCTGTTTGACACGCTCTTGGCAAAAATTATGAATTGACGCCGATGTCGAATGGGCGGTCCCCGGGCGGCGGCGCAGGCTTTTGCTGTGGCGGTTCTCAGCCAGCCCTTAGTGGGATTGTGCGTCGCGGTGAATGTCGATCGACTTGGCGAGGGGCCGGGCCTTTCGGATCGGCTGCGCATTGGCGGGTTGTGTGCCGACAGGGAGAGCTGAGATGAGATTCTGGTGTCGATGACACAGGAGTACCCGAAATCAACTGCTCTGCCGGCTCGGGATGTCGGCAGGCTGTTGCTGCGCTGCGGAGACCGGCCCGGCCTGGTAGCGGCGATCAGCGGCTTCCTCACCGGCGCCGGAGCGAACATCGTGTCGCTGGATCAACACTCCACCGAGCAGACTGGCGGTACCTTCATCCAGCGCACGATTTTCCACCTGCCGGGCCTGGCCGCGGTGCGCGACGAACTCGAGCGTGATTTCACGCAGCAGGTGGCCGAGCCGTTCGCGATGGACTTCCGGCTCACGGAGGCCTCCAAACCCAAGCGCGTGGCACTGATGGCTTCCCGCGAGGACCACTGCCTGCTGGATTTGTTGTGGCGCAACCGGCGCGGTGAACTCGACATGTCGGTGGTGATGGTCATCTCGAACCATCCCGACCTGGCCGATCAGGTCCGCGCGTTCGGGGTGCCGTTCCTCTACGTCCCGGCGACCCGCGAGAACCGGGCCGAGGCTGAGCAACGGCTGCTGGAGTTGTTGCGTGGCAACGTCGATCTGGTGGTGCTGGCCCGGTATATGCAGATCCTGACTCCCGAGTTCCTCGATGCCGTTGGCTGCCCGCTGATCAATATTCATCACTCATTCCTGCCGGCGTTCATCGGTGCGGCGCCGTACCGCAGGGCCAAGGAGCGCGGGGTCAAGTTGGTCGGCGCGACAGCGCATTACGTGACCGGCGATCTCGATGAAGGGCCGATCATCGAGCAGGACGTGGTTCGTGTGGACCACCGCCACTCCGTCGGTGACCTACAGCGACTGGGTGCCGATGTCGAACGGCTGGTGTTGTCGCGGGCGGTGCTGTGGCACTGTGAGGACCGCGTAATCCGGTTCGGGAATCAGACCGTAGTCTTCTGACCACGGTTCGGGAGGAGTGAGCGTGAAAGTCTTCAATGGTCTTGACGAATTCGTGGCGGCAGCGGGCAGCGAGCTCGGTCCGACCGACTGGCTCGAGATCACGCAGGATCGGGTGAATCTGTTCGCCGACGCCACCGATGACCATCAGTGGATTCACGTCGATCCTGAGAGGGCGGCGGGTGGCCCGTTCGGCGGCACCATTGCGCACGGCCTGCTCACGTTGTCGTTGTTGCCGCACTTCACCCATCAGCTGTATCGCGTCGACAATGTGAAGTTGGCGGTCAACTACGGCTACAACAAGGTTCGGTTCATCACGCCGGTGCGGGTCGGGGCCAACGTGCGGGCGCGGGCGGCGATCGCCGACGTCGCGCAACTCGACGGCGCGGTGCAGGCGACCATGACGGTGACGGTCGAGATCGAGGGCTCCGAGAAGCCCGCCGCGGTCGCCGAATCGATCGTCCGCTTCATCGGCTGACGGTTCTTCCGCGAGCAGCACAGAACTGCCCATTTTCACGCGAAAATGGGCAGTTTTGGTGGGTGCCCCTCCCGCTTGCGGGGACTGCTCGCCGTCGTCTGACAGTTGTCAGAATTCATTGACGCCCGTCAAAGGCCGCTGCTAGTGTTCTGCATCACAATGTGAAGGAGCACTG from Mycobacterium sp. DL440 includes the following:
- the purU gene encoding formyltetrahydrofolate deformylase encodes the protein MTQEYPKSTALPARDVGRLLLRCGDRPGLVAAISGFLTGAGANIVSLDQHSTEQTGGTFIQRTIFHLPGLAAVRDELERDFTQQVAEPFAMDFRLTEASKPKRVALMASREDHCLLDLLWRNRRGELDMSVVMVISNHPDLADQVRAFGVPFLYVPATRENRAEAEQRLLELLRGNVDLVVLARYMQILTPEFLDAVGCPLINIHHSFLPAFIGAAPYRRAKERGVKLVGATAHYVTGDLDEGPIIEQDVVRVDHRHSVGDLQRLGADVERLVLSRAVLWHCEDRVIRFGNQTVVF
- a CDS encoding MaoC family dehydratase; translation: MKVFNGLDEFVAAAGSELGPTDWLEITQDRVNLFADATDDHQWIHVDPERAAGGPFGGTIAHGLLTLSLLPHFTHQLYRVDNVKLAVNYGYNKVRFITPVRVGANVRARAAIADVAQLDGAVQATMTVTVEIEGSEKPAAVAESIVRFIG